One part of the bacterium genome encodes these proteins:
- a CDS encoding MraY family glycosyltransferase, whose amino-acid sequence MTISPFLVAGTFGLVIAYLLTPAVAWVATQLGVLDRPGGRHIHRVPVPRLGGIAIYLAFVAAVLVGLPVERPIHVAFETQRITVVIPYLPAIDRPIIALLLGATLITLVGVVDDIRGMRPVIKLIGQVAAAAVLLPFGVGMDVLTNPLGGMFFVGPLGAIVTVAWIVALCNVMNLIDGVDGLASGIAAIAGATLLVASYQRGDIGTAILAAALAGGALGFIPYNFNPARIFLGDTGSMLLGYLLGALSVLGTYKSYTALSLLVALAALGVPVTDTAFAIARRWRNRRPIFEADTQHLHHRLLARGLTPRQTAAALYLVTGILSAGALMMSGVGLGRFPLIAILGLLLALLALGARKTGLLLPSQAAGPASAASELPVAAAPLTAGAPAAPSAAVSGVPVETPPPAAAGTSGSVEE is encoded by the coding sequence GTGACGATCTCCCCGTTCCTCGTCGCCGGTACCTTCGGCCTGGTCATCGCCTACCTGCTGACCCCGGCGGTCGCCTGGGTCGCGACGCAGCTGGGGGTGCTCGACCGTCCCGGCGGGCGGCACATCCACCGCGTGCCGGTGCCGCGTCTCGGCGGCATCGCGATCTATCTCGCTTTCGTCGCGGCCGTGCTGGTCGGGCTACCGGTCGAGCGGCCGATTCACGTGGCCTTCGAGACGCAGCGCATCACGGTCGTGATCCCGTACCTGCCGGCGATCGACCGGCCGATCATTGCGCTGCTGCTCGGCGCGACGCTGATCACGCTCGTGGGCGTCGTCGACGACATCCGCGGCATGCGGCCGGTGATCAAGCTGATCGGGCAGGTCGCGGCGGCCGCGGTGCTGCTCCCGTTCGGCGTGGGCATGGACGTGCTGACGAACCCGCTCGGCGGGATGTTCTTCGTCGGCCCGCTCGGCGCGATCGTCACCGTCGCGTGGATCGTGGCCCTCTGCAACGTGATGAATCTGATCGACGGCGTAGACGGCCTCGCGTCCGGCATCGCCGCGATCGCCGGCGCCACGCTGCTGGTCGCGTCCTACCAGCGCGGCGACATCGGCACCGCGATCCTCGCCGCGGCGCTGGCCGGTGGAGCGCTCGGTTTCATTCCCTACAACTTCAACCCGGCGCGGATCTTCCTCGGCGACACCGGTTCGATGCTGCTGGGGTATCTGCTCGGCGCGCTGTCCGTCCTCGGCACGTACAAGAGCTACACCGCGCTCTCGCTGCTGGTCGCGCTCGCGGCGCTCGGCGTGCCGGTGACGGACACGGCGTTTGCGATCGCGCGGCGGTGGCGCAACCGCCGGCCGATCTTCGAGGCGGACACGCAGCATCTGCACCACCGCCTCCTGGCCCGCGGGCTCACGCCGCGCCAGACCGCGGCGGCGCTCTACCTCGTGACCGGCATCCTCAGCGCGGGCGCGCTCATGATGAGCGGCGTCGGTCTCGGCCGCTTCCCTCTCATCGCGATCCTCGGTCTCTTGCTCGCGCTGCTCGCGCTCGGCGCGCGCAAGACCGGGCTGCTGCTGCCCTCTCAGGCCGCCGGGCCGGCGTCCGCCGCCTCGGAGCTACCGGTCGCCGCCGCGCCGCTCACGGCCGGCGCGCCTGCCGCCCCGTCCGCGGCCGTGTCCGGCGTGCCGGTGGAGACGCCGCCCCCGGCGGCCGCGGGCACCTCCGGCAGCGTCGAGGAGTGA
- the wecB gene encoding UDP-N-acetylglucosamine 2-epimerase (non-hydrolyzing) encodes MSGSGETAGPARRTVLTVVGTRPDAVKMAPVVRALASRPSEFKPVLVATAQHRHMLDQVLEVFDLHPDYDLDIMTEQQTLADISVRTLAGLDGLLPAIAPDMIVVQGDAAPCFLGALAAFYRKIPVAHVEAGLRTDDKYQPFPEEMYRRMVSVLADLHFAPTAAARANLEREGVARSRIAVTGNTVIDALLEVARRDVPPAAPRLREALARPGRRLLMTSHRRENWGEPQRHIFTATRRLLDEFDDLALIFPVHLNPTVARPAHEILGAHPRAYLFEPFDYTTTVAVMKASTLILTDSGGIQEEAPALGRPVLVLRETTERPEGVTAGTARLVGTDEAAILGAARELLTDAKAYARMSRARNPYGDGRAAERIVGVLRYFFKFERNLPDEFGV; translated from the coding sequence GTGAGCGGTTCGGGGGAGACGGCCGGTCCCGCGCGCCGGACGGTGCTGACCGTCGTCGGCACCCGCCCGGACGCGGTCAAGATGGCGCCGGTCGTCCGCGCGCTGGCCTCACGCCCGTCCGAGTTCAAGCCGGTGCTGGTGGCGACCGCGCAGCACCGGCACATGCTCGACCAGGTGCTGGAGGTTTTCGATCTGCATCCCGACTACGATCTCGACATCATGACGGAGCAGCAGACGCTCGCCGACATCTCGGTGCGAACCCTCGCGGGACTGGACGGGCTGCTGCCCGCGATCGCGCCGGACATGATCGTGGTGCAGGGCGACGCGGCGCCGTGCTTTCTCGGGGCGCTCGCCGCGTTCTACCGCAAGATCCCCGTGGCCCATGTTGAAGCCGGGCTGCGCACCGACGACAAGTATCAGCCGTTTCCGGAGGAGATGTACCGGCGCATGGTGTCCGTGCTCGCGGATCTGCACTTCGCGCCGACGGCCGCGGCGCGCGCGAACTTGGAGCGGGAGGGGGTGGCGCGCTCGCGGATCGCCGTGACGGGCAATACCGTGATCGACGCGCTGCTCGAGGTCGCCCGCCGCGACGTGCCGCCGGCGGCGCCCCGGCTGCGCGAGGCGCTCGCGCGGCCCGGGCGGCGCCTCCTCATGACTTCGCACCGGCGGGAGAACTGGGGCGAGCCCCAGCGGCACATCTTCACCGCGACGCGCCGTCTGCTCGACGAGTTCGACGACCTCGCGCTGATCTTTCCGGTCCACCTCAATCCCACCGTCGCGCGGCCCGCGCACGAGATCCTCGGCGCGCATCCGCGCGCGTACCTGTTCGAGCCGTTCGACTACACGACGACCGTGGCGGTGATGAAGGCCTCAACGCTCATCCTCACCGACTCCGGCGGCATTCAGGAAGAAGCGCCGGCCCTCGGTCGTCCGGTGCTCGTCTTGCGCGAGACGACCGAGCGGCCGGAAGGCGTGACGGCCGGGACGGCGCGCCTGGTCGGCACCGACGAGGCGGCGATCCTCGGCGCGGCACGCGAGTTGCTCACCGACGCGAAGGCCTACGCGCGCATGAGCCGGGCGCGCAATCCGTACGGCGACGGCCGCGCGGCGGAGCGCATCGTCGGCGTGCTGCGGTACTTCTTCAAATTCGAGCGGAACCTGCCGGACGAATTCGGCGTTTGA
- a CDS encoding SpoIVB peptidase S55 domain-containing protein, with the protein MMRAVAAIVAVGLGLATAGLPSAGADPQTILPLSAVHAGMRGYGLTVVHGTTIQRFDITVLGVLQGESSSDTDLILFRASGPLIRQAGGTASGMSGSPIFLNGRLAGALSYGYHFPGPDADLSLATPIEQMLKMLAPPPAATTRRDAPAPSFRRAVYRSRMPIATSAGPLRRLLVVGSTAEAAAYNAHRVQDTAAVAPAMVPMTAAGVTPAGMRVLEQAFKRFNLVPRQGYAGGRNFTAPPLEPGASLGVELVRGDVEVGAIGTATYRRGNTVLGFGHPLLNSGTAAMFMTSAWIDTIVRSLDFPFKEGSFGPAAGTLTQDRTTGIAGVIGQFPRAFAIRVNTKDLDTGVAHSYGAQIIRRQDLAESLVPTAVLSLIQRGLDRVAGGSAAVRITLRARHLKQAVVREDLAYDVGDIATASALDVPAATQLLFTNFFDELEPVDMTVDVAVTSKTNMALLVGARPNVRTVHAGDRIQVAVHVRPFAGGEPESKTVTFTVPKDFPEGPAFLLVGTIGALNDSSAPADKFQVLVAAESTPSGAESLASAIDQFENDGKNTDLIIQLVPESVLTAVGANANPSFESPAGTTLETDWVVLGKYQIPMTVK; encoded by the coding sequence ATGATGCGTGCGGTGGCGGCGATCGTCGCGGTCGGCCTGGGTCTGGCCACGGCCGGACTTCCCTCCGCGGGCGCGGATCCCCAAACCATCCTGCCGCTGTCTGCCGTTCACGCCGGAATGCGGGGGTACGGTCTCACCGTCGTTCACGGCACGACGATTCAGCGCTTCGACATCACCGTCCTCGGGGTGCTGCAGGGCGAAAGCAGCTCTGACACCGACTTGATCCTCTTCCGCGCAAGCGGCCCGCTGATCCGGCAGGCCGGCGGAACGGCGTCCGGCATGAGCGGCAGCCCCATTTTCCTCAATGGCCGGCTCGCCGGCGCTCTCTCGTACGGCTACCATTTCCCCGGTCCCGACGCAGACCTGAGCCTGGCCACTCCGATCGAACAGATGCTGAAGATGCTGGCGCCGCCCCCCGCGGCCACCACGCGGCGGGATGCGCCGGCGCCGTCCTTCCGCCGGGCCGTCTATCGCAGCCGGATGCCGATCGCGACGTCCGCGGGTCCGCTGCGGCGCCTGCTTGTCGTAGGATCGACGGCGGAGGCCGCGGCGTACAACGCGCACCGCGTCCAGGACACGGCCGCGGTCGCTCCGGCGATGGTGCCGATGACGGCCGCCGGCGTGACGCCGGCCGGAATGCGCGTACTCGAGCAGGCCTTCAAGCGGTTCAACCTCGTGCCGCGCCAGGGGTACGCCGGCGGCCGGAACTTCACGGCGCCGCCGCTCGAACCTGGCGCGTCGCTCGGCGTGGAGTTGGTCCGGGGCGATGTCGAGGTCGGCGCCATCGGCACCGCCACGTACCGCCGCGGCAACACCGTACTGGGGTTCGGCCATCCGCTCTTGAACTCCGGCACCGCCGCGATGTTCATGACGAGCGCCTGGATCGACACGATCGTCCGCTCCCTGGACTTTCCATTTAAAGAGGGCAGCTTCGGCCCGGCCGCCGGTACCCTGACGCAGGACCGAACCACCGGGATCGCGGGGGTGATCGGGCAGTTCCCGCGTGCGTTCGCGATCAGGGTCAACACCAAGGACCTCGATACCGGGGTGGCCCACTCCTACGGCGCGCAGATCATCCGGCGCCAGGACCTGGCCGAGAGCCTCGTGCCGACGGCCGTGCTGAGTCTCATCCAGCGCGGGCTCGACCGGGTCGCGGGCGGCTCGGCCGCCGTGCGGATCACGCTACGGGCGCGGCACCTCAAGCAGGCCGTCGTGCGGGAGGATCTCGCGTACGACGTCGGCGACATCGCGACCGCCTCGGCGCTCGACGTCCCCGCGGCGACGCAGCTCCTGTTTACGAACTTCTTCGACGAGCTCGAACCGGTGGACATGACCGTCGATGTCGCCGTCACGAGCAAGACCAACATGGCGCTGCTCGTCGGCGCCCGCCCCAATGTCCGCACGGTGCACGCCGGCGACCGGATTCAGGTCGCCGTGCATGTCCGTCCGTTCGCCGGCGGGGAGCCCGAGAGCAAGACGGTCACCTTCACCGTGCCGAAGGACTTTCCGGAGGGCCCGGCGTTTCTGCTCGTCGGGACCATCGGCGCGCTCAACGATTCGTCGGCGCCGGCCGACAAGTTCCAGGTGCTGGTGGCGGCCGAGAGTACGCCGAGCGGCGCGGAATCGCTCGCGTCGGCGATCGACCAGTTCGAGAACGACGGGAAAAACACGGATCTGATCATCCAGCTGGTACCCGAGTCGGTCCTCACGGCCGTCGGCGCGAACGCCAACCCGAGTTTCGAGTCGCCGGCCGGGACCACGCTCGAGACCGACTGGGTGGTGCTCGGCAAGTACCAGATTCCCATGACGGTCAAATGA
- a CDS encoding SpoIVB peptidase S55 domain-containing protein — protein MTTRLAAAVLAAISLLGLGIFSPAGAAGPAIMAARAIAVGMTGVGKTVIIGTAVVPFEVRVLGILHNAGPAGDLVLFRASGPAIKSVGGIAAGMSGSPIYLRGRLAGALSYTFEASDPTVGLFTPIEDMLRVLPTPAPAGAAAPRVFAVAPTLIGGRVIRRVAVSAWGARAAAAPDTLVATPAETPLFVSGLGGGELQTLANVLAPMGLAPVAGGSDANLPASLPLEPGSAIGVALLRGDIAAYAIGTMTYRDGNRMLAFGHPFTGIGPSSYLLMNATIFQVVQGRQQNVKIGAVGSPVGIVSQDRPAGIGGTIGVMPRMFGVHVHVSDADGGGAHDYNFQVIPSTEIAPVVVPVGSQGAIARALNRNGQGTATVRMVLYGRGLPKPVVRENMFYSPGAIASRALAELPQAMNLLFDNEFKNVGPTGIDLDVRVTSAQRTASIVGAVGPHAPVAPGDTVHVRVTVRPYRAEPETQDVALTIPANAVAGPATLVVRGVGGGLPGGGPAGSAQGVQGPGPATLDDAIKAFETGDKNTDVVVELTGGLPPRTDAASGPPAKPSAQWTTPWVVRGRIQLPIVIKGGTH, from the coding sequence GTGACGACGCGGCTCGCGGCGGCTGTTCTGGCGGCGATCTCGCTCCTCGGGCTGGGCATCTTCTCGCCGGCGGGGGCGGCGGGGCCGGCGATCATGGCGGCGCGCGCCATCGCCGTCGGGATGACCGGCGTCGGCAAGACGGTCATCATCGGCACCGCGGTCGTGCCGTTCGAGGTCCGCGTGCTCGGGATCCTCCACAACGCCGGTCCGGCGGGCGACCTCGTGCTGTTTCGCGCCTCGGGGCCCGCGATCAAGAGCGTCGGCGGCATCGCCGCGGGGATGAGCGGCAGTCCGATCTATCTCCGGGGACGGCTCGCGGGCGCGCTCTCGTACACCTTCGAGGCGTCGGATCCGACGGTCGGGCTGTTCACGCCGATCGAGGACATGCTGCGCGTCCTGCCCACGCCGGCGCCGGCGGGCGCGGCCGCGCCCCGGGTATTCGCGGTGGCGCCGACGCTGATCGGCGGGCGCGTGATCCGCCGCGTGGCCGTTTCGGCGTGGGGCGCTCGGGCGGCCGCGGCGCCCGATACGCTCGTCGCGACACCCGCGGAGACGCCGCTGTTCGTCTCGGGCCTCGGCGGCGGAGAGCTTCAGACGCTTGCGAACGTGCTGGCCCCGATGGGACTGGCGCCCGTGGCGGGCGGATCAGACGCCAACCTTCCCGCGTCGCTGCCGCTCGAACCCGGCAGCGCGATCGGCGTCGCTCTGCTCAGGGGCGATATCGCGGCCTACGCCATCGGCACGATGACCTACCGGGACGGTAACCGCATGCTGGCCTTCGGCCATCCGTTTACGGGGATTGGGCCGTCCAGTTATCTGTTGATGAACGCGACGATCTTTCAGGTGGTGCAGGGCCGGCAGCAGAACGTCAAGATCGGCGCCGTCGGCTCGCCCGTCGGCATCGTGTCCCAGGACCGTCCGGCCGGCATCGGCGGGACGATCGGCGTGATGCCGCGGATGTTTGGCGTTCACGTGCACGTGAGCGACGCGGATGGCGGCGGCGCGCACGACTACAATTTTCAGGTCATCCCGAGCACGGAGATCGCGCCGGTGGTGGTGCCGGTGGGGTCGCAGGGCGCCATCGCGCGCGCGCTCAACCGCAACGGCCAAGGGACGGCGACCGTGCGTATGGTGCTCTACGGCCGGGGACTGCCGAAGCCGGTCGTCCGTGAGAACATGTTCTACAGTCCCGGCGCCATCGCGTCGCGCGCGCTCGCCGAGCTGCCGCAGGCAATGAACCTGCTGTTCGACAATGAGTTCAAGAACGTCGGTCCGACGGGCATCGACCTCGACGTCCGTGTGACGTCCGCGCAGCGCACCGCCTCGATCGTGGGGGCGGTGGGGCCGCACGCCCCGGTGGCGCCCGGCGACACGGTCCACGTCCGCGTGACGGTGCGGCCGTACCGCGCCGAGCCGGAGACCCAGGACGTGGCCTTGACCATTCCGGCGAACGCGGTGGCCGGTCCCGCGACCCTCGTTGTCCGCGGTGTCGGCGGTGGACTTCCGGGCGGAGGCCCCGCTGGCTCCGCGCAGGGCGTCCAGGGGCCGGGGCCCGCGACGCTCGACGACGCCATCAAGGCATTTGAGACCGGCGACAAGAACACCGACGTCGTGGTCGAACTGACGGGCGGCCTGCCGCCGCGGACCGACGCCGCGTCCGGGCCGCCGGCGAAGCCATCCGCGCAGTGGACGACGCCGTGGGTCGTGCGCGGCCGGATCCAGTTGCCGATCGTCATCAAGGGAGGCACACACTGA
- a CDS encoding translocation/assembly module TamB domain-containing protein, which yields MGPHERVPAGVPRAGMNAQPRARFRPLRRGAAIFGVILVLAAAGWAGAVSSGWMAHAIRQAVVSRLGHSLGRAVALGGVGGNLLEGIELRDLVIAERGGFSHGAAFSVDRVHITVSLWDFVRRPRDVLASISRAELTTPHIVLVRDARGHWNLQDLLAQPQSPLGPAFHGLVVVHGGVIAYADSYGVESPPFVTRFELIDGTLTTEPGGRLVIALSGRSTAGETAAVHGRYAASDGTYDFDITADRGSVRHWGGYLVHLGQLRWVGGRFSGRVHLLATSVKSGLDATYTATIRLNDAQALYRPAAMPLRHVNGEMQVTSGHVSADGITLIAGDSPVWVRGDVSYAGDPWLNLVVRSQRLDLARARALFFPGTGLTLVGRATGDMWISGPVSAPSFAGTVAAADGRFNGQDFAGLTARFAYGDGVLSLRDLSAGVGDGRVAGDAVIDLATEEPSFTFAATAENIDAAALPRAGLPVTGGLVARGSGTIAGAGQGSRMRVLGDMSLERGAMRGQAFDSLTAFFWNDGGALQFDDLRMQSGSATVYASGAVAPSGALSLTAEGHDIPLGAIAGRTGLAPSELTGTGRFSGRVGGTLNSPALSGEVAAWDGRLGPMPYTFAAGRFNVTGAFLSTPHADLYQDGAYFGVSGALALRPLAARDVTIDTQGVPAQSFLRDVIRIDSVAGTLSGHVVVNGPVDRPSVAGHVALLNGGVLGQPVDQADADLGGGPGGLIQVTRLDARVKGSQVHASGAVDPRGPIDLNLQADRVRLADVSLLTRFGVVPYGSVTVDGHLTGTLSDPEFKGRLVSPDLWMQGQAFSASGMIDYRNGQVQLAPLDVVQGDASYSLTGSVSWAGEPTADLNLHVTHGQIGTLVDAASLKLPARFEGLIDGDVSLAGPLRDPSAQLTLSLSNARVGGVPAGTGTADLVLSHGAIDIRQFELHPGRGEIAARGQVAINGTSNVEVSAHDLDPAIFVPIFHLSQPLVGGLDFTMQWTGPARNPTAGLSLEATDAGVPGATVDRVAALAYYKDGTITIQDGIVAKGEHRLVVQGTLPVAADRFELDPRGPIQLTLHLEDTDLSLLSLLTPAIQDASGTVAGQVAVGGTVAQPTMTGSIQTTGGRLRWAPMRTPLENVAADITFSQNLVEVHDVSADVGGGHLAIHGTAAVGNFHLQTLDLSLTANRLNVDVPRVYTGRLDATLALRGPAADPTLSGGVTVSGGRVTYAGGAPGGAAAKTRVPPVRLDVNVATGADVYYGEGPVQLALAGSVHAGGTLADPKLSGEVRSDGGSVDLFGTVFTVVEGRATFSEGRGLTPLVTARAQGQVGDTRVFVDVAGPLSNPSVVWSSEPPMSQSDILAIVFGATGEAGTPTGLAGRELGRLLIGSVTSAIQRALHLDELSISYDTQNPVTLRIGKFLSAKFYLTLTEVFAQANTPGTAPAVLSGTFARPTLAGQSYTVLGLEYLVSPSVSFSYDVDTVGDNGFFLLTRFPF from the coding sequence GTGGGGCCACACGAGCGCGTGCCCGCGGGGGTGCCGCGGGCGGGCATGAACGCGCAGCCGCGCGCCCGTTTCCGCCCCCTCCGGCGCGGCGCCGCGATCTTCGGTGTGATCCTCGTCCTGGCCGCCGCGGGCTGGGCGGGGGCGGTCTCGAGCGGTTGGATGGCGCACGCGATCCGACAGGCCGTCGTCTCGCGCCTCGGCCACTCGCTCGGCCGTGCCGTGGCGCTCGGCGGGGTCGGCGGCAACCTGCTCGAGGGGATCGAGCTGCGCGACCTGGTAATCGCGGAGCGCGGCGGTTTCAGCCACGGCGCCGCCTTCTCGGTCGACCGCGTGCACATCACCGTGTCGCTCTGGGACTTCGTGCGCCGTCCGCGGGACGTGCTCGCGAGTATCAGCCGCGCCGAACTCACGACTCCCCACATCGTGCTCGTGCGAGACGCGCGCGGGCACTGGAACCTCCAGGATCTGCTCGCACAGCCGCAGAGTCCGCTGGGTCCGGCGTTCCACGGTCTGGTCGTGGTGCACGGCGGCGTCATCGCCTACGCGGACTCCTACGGCGTGGAATCGCCGCCGTTCGTCACACGGTTCGAACTCATCGACGGTACTCTCACCACCGAACCCGGCGGCCGGCTCGTCATCGCGCTCTCGGGGCGGAGCACCGCCGGCGAGACGGCCGCGGTTCACGGGCGCTACGCCGCGTCCGACGGGACCTACGACTTCGACATCACCGCGGACCGCGGATCGGTACGGCACTGGGGCGGCTACCTCGTCCACCTCGGACAGCTGCGCTGGGTCGGCGGACGGTTCTCGGGCCGCGTTCACCTGCTCGCCACGTCCGTGAAGTCGGGCCTGGACGCGACTTATACCGCGACGATCCGGCTCAACGACGCCCAGGCGCTGTACCGGCCCGCCGCGATGCCGCTCCGCCACGTGAACGGCGAAATGCAGGTGACGTCGGGGCACGTCTCCGCGGACGGGATAACGCTGATCGCCGGCGACTCACCGGTCTGGGTGCGGGGCGACGTCTCCTACGCAGGCGACCCGTGGTTGAATCTGGTCGTCCGGTCGCAGCGGCTCGACCTGGCACGGGCGCGGGCCCTGTTCTTCCCCGGTACCGGTTTAACGCTCGTCGGGCGGGCGACGGGTGACATGTGGATCTCCGGGCCGGTGAGCGCGCCGTCGTTTGCGGGCACCGTGGCGGCGGCGGACGGCCGCTTCAACGGCCAGGACTTTGCGGGGCTCACGGCGCGGTTCGCCTACGGGGACGGAGTCCTCTCGCTGCGCGACCTCTCGGCCGGAGTCGGCGACGGGCGGGTCGCCGGCGACGCCGTCATCGATTTGGCGACGGAGGAACCCTCCTTTACATTCGCCGCGACGGCGGAGAACATCGACGCCGCGGCTCTGCCGCGGGCCGGGCTTCCGGTCACCGGCGGCCTCGTGGCCCGCGGGTCCGGCACGATCGCAGGCGCCGGACAGGGATCGCGGATGCGGGTGCTGGGCGACATGTCGCTCGAGCGCGGCGCGATGCGCGGGCAGGCGTTCGACAGCCTGACCGCATTCTTCTGGAACGACGGCGGCGCCCTGCAGTTCGACGACCTCCGGATGCAGTCCGGGTCCGCCACGGTCTACGCGTCGGGCGCCGTGGCGCCGAGCGGGGCGCTCTCGCTGACCGCGGAAGGACACGATATTCCCCTCGGCGCGATCGCGGGCCGGACGGGGCTCGCCCCGTCGGAGCTCACTGGCACCGGGCGGTTCAGCGGGCGCGTCGGCGGCACGCTCAATTCGCCCGCGCTGTCCGGCGAGGTCGCGGCATGGGACGGGCGCCTCGGACCGATGCCCTACACGTTCGCCGCCGGCAGGTTCAACGTCACCGGCGCGTTCCTGTCGACCCCTCACGCGGACCTCTACCAGGACGGTGCGTACTTCGGGGTGAGCGGAGCGCTGGCGCTCCGGCCGCTCGCGGCGCGGGACGTCACGATCGACACCCAAGGGGTGCCCGCTCAGTCGTTCCTGCGCGACGTAATCCGGATCGACTCCGTTGCGGGAACGCTCTCCGGACACGTCGTGGTCAACGGCCCGGTTGACCGGCCGTCCGTCGCCGGGCACGTCGCCCTGCTCAACGGCGGCGTGCTGGGGCAGCCGGTAGACCAGGCCGACGCCGATCTCGGGGGCGGCCCCGGCGGCTTGATCCAGGTGACCCGGCTCGACGCGCGCGTCAAGGGCTCGCAGGTCCACGCCTCGGGGGCCGTGGATCCGCGCGGCCCGATCGATCTCAACCTCCAGGCCGATCGCGTCCGCCTCGCGGACGTTTCGCTCCTGACGCGCTTCGGCGTGGTCCCGTACGGCAGCGTGACCGTGGACGGGCATCTCACCGGCACGCTGTCCGACCCGGAGTTCAAGGGCCGGCTCGTGTCGCCGGACCTCTGGATGCAGGGGCAGGCGTTCTCCGCCTCCGGGATGATCGATTATCGGAACGGCCAGGTGCAGCTCGCCCCGCTCGACGTGGTCCAGGGCGACGCCAGCTACAGCCTCACCGGTAGCGTCTCCTGGGCGGGCGAGCCCACAGCGGACCTGAACCTCCACGTCACCCACGGCCAGATCGGGACCCTCGTCGACGCGGCGAGCTTGAAGCTGCCGGCGCGATTCGAGGGTTTGATCGACGGCGACGTGTCCCTTGCCGGGCCGCTACGCGACCCGTCGGCGCAGCTGACGCTCAGTCTGAGCAATGCACGGGTCGGGGGCGTGCCGGCGGGTACCGGGACGGCGGATCTCGTGCTGAGCCACGGCGCGATCGACATCCGGCAGTTCGAGCTCCACCCCGGCCGCGGCGAGATCGCGGCGCGGGGACAGGTCGCGATCAACGGGACCAGCAACGTCGAAGTGTCGGCGCACGATCTCGACCCGGCGATTTTCGTGCCGATCTTCCACCTTTCGCAGCCGCTCGTCGGCGGTCTTGATTTCACGATGCAGTGGACCGGGCCGGCGCGGAACCCTACGGCGGGTCTCTCTCTCGAGGCCACCGACGCCGGCGTGCCGGGCGCGACCGTCGACCGGGTTGCGGCGCTCGCGTATTACAAGGACGGCACGATCACCATCCAGGACGGCATCGTGGCCAAGGGCGAACATCGCCTGGTCGTGCAGGGCACGCTGCCGGTGGCCGCGGACCGGTTCGAGCTGGATCCGCGGGGGCCGATTCAGCTCACGCTGCACCTCGAGGATACCGATCTCAGCCTCCTCAGCCTGCTGACGCCGGCGATTCAGGACGCGTCCGGGACCGTGGCGGGGCAGGTCGCGGTCGGCGGCACGGTCGCCCAGCCGACGATGACCGGGTCGATTCAGACGACCGGCGGCCGCCTGCGGTGGGCGCCGATGCGCACCCCGCTCGAGAACGTCGCGGCCGACATCACGTTTTCGCAGAACCTGGTCGAGGTACACGACGTCTCCGCGGACGTCGGAGGCGGTCATCTCGCCATTCACGGGACCGCGGCGGTCGGCAACTTCCACCTGCAGACGCTCGATCTGAGTCTGACGGCGAACCGGCTGAACGTCGACGTGCCGAGGGTATACACCGGCCGCCTGGACGCGACCCTCGCGCTCCGGGGACCGGCCGCCGATCCGACTCTCTCCGGAGGCGTCACCGTCTCCGGCGGCCGCGTGACCTACGCGGGCGGCGCCCCCGGCGGCGCCGCCGCCAAGACGCGCGTCCCGCCGGTGCGGCTCGACGTCAACGTGGCGACCGGTGCGGACGTGTACTACGGCGAAGGCCCGGTGCAGCTCGCGCTGGCCGGCAGCGTCCACGCGGGCGGCACGCTCGCCGATCCGAAGCTGTCCGGCGAGGTACGATCGGACGGGGGCAGCGTTGATCTCTTCGGCACGGTGTTTACCGTGGTGGAAGGCCGCGCCACTTTCTCCGAAGGCCGCGGCCTCACGCCGCTCGTCACGGCGCGGGCCCAAGGCCAGGTCGGTGACACCCGCGTTTTCGTCGACGTAGCGGGGCCGCTCTCCAACCCCTCGGTCGTCTGGAGCTCGGAACCGCCGATGAGCCAGTCGGACATCCTGGCGATCGTCTTCGGCGCGACCGGCGAAGCGGGGACGCCCACGGGGCTGGCGGGACGGGAGCTCGGCCGTCTGCTGATCGGCTCGGTGACGTCCGCGATTCAGCGCGCCCTGCACCTCGACGAGCTGTCGATCTCCTACGATACCCAGAATCCCGTCACGCTGCGGATCGGGAAGTTTCTCTCAGCCAAGTTCTACCTGACGCTGACCGAGGTGTTCGCGCAGGCGAACACCCCCGGCACGGCCCCGGCGGTGCTGTCGGGGACGTTCGCGCGGCCGACGCTCGCGGGGCAGTCCTACACCGTGCTCGGCCTCGAATATCTCGTGAGCCCGAGCGTGTCGTTCTCCTACGACGTGGACACGGTGGGGGACAACGGTTTCTTCCTCCTGACGCGCTTCCCGTTCTAG